A portion of the Sulfuricurvum kujiense DSM 16994 genome contains these proteins:
- the exbB gene encoding TonB-system energizer ExbB, translating into MENSWLGLAHNAVDYGIIGILVMMSIVSLWLFIERLMAYGSIRIGDYESKEELELDLGNNVSTIATIGSNAPYVGLLGTVLGIMITFYSLGDVGAVDPKKIMTGLALALKATAMGLVVAIPAIVFYNILLRKMERLLAQWDINAHKNRG; encoded by the coding sequence ATGGAAAATAGTTGGTTGGGACTGGCACATAATGCAGTGGATTACGGGATTATCGGGATTTTGGTGATGATGAGTATTGTTTCTTTGTGGCTTTTTATAGAGCGATTAATGGCATACGGTTCGATACGAATAGGCGATTATGAGAGCAAAGAGGAACTTGAACTTGATTTGGGGAACAATGTCAGTACCATTGCTACGATTGGATCAAATGCCCCGTATGTCGGTCTTTTAGGAACCGTTTTAGGGATTATGATTACCTTTTATTCTTTGGGTGATGTGGGTGCGGTTGATCCGAAAAAGATTATGACCGGACTGGCATTGGCGCTTAAAGCAACCGCAATGGGATTGGTCGTTGCAATACCGGCAATCGTATTTTACAATATTTTGCTCCGTAAGATGGAACGTTTATTGGCACAGTGGGATATTAACGCTCACAAAAACCGAGGATAG
- a CDS encoding sensor histidine kinase has protein sequence MFRSVEIALASLYVTTTGILIAGIYYVHDVLGVQQWGIIAFVSLIITLVAGSILARIAITPLREHFDHLERFSKETLHELNLPINTITANVQMLRKTHTDDKSLKRLERIEVAAEMLKERYNELDYLIKKQSEREKIEHFNLREVLEERLIFLASLYPSVVWEVTLESCDVNCDRIGLAKVIDNLIENGVKYSPKSPIITITLRDNIVSICDQGMGMDEITLMHIYDRYYQNDSTMAGYGIGLNLVKRYCDRYGIALHISSRLHEGTCVKLEFKKKGS, from the coding sequence TTGTTTCGTAGTGTCGAAATCGCATTAGCATCGCTGTATGTAACCACAACCGGTATTTTAATTGCCGGAATTTATTATGTACACGATGTGCTTGGTGTACAACAATGGGGAATTATCGCTTTTGTTTCGCTGATTATTACTCTCGTTGCGGGGAGCATATTAGCGAGAATTGCAATTACTCCGCTGAGAGAGCATTTTGACCATTTGGAACGGTTTTCCAAAGAGACGCTGCATGAACTGAATCTTCCGATTAACACGATTACGGCGAATGTGCAGATGCTTCGTAAAACGCATACGGATGATAAAAGTCTGAAGCGACTTGAGCGGATTGAAGTGGCTGCCGAAATGTTAAAGGAACGCTATAACGAGCTCGACTATCTGATTAAAAAACAGAGCGAACGGGAGAAAATCGAACATTTTAATCTGCGTGAAGTGCTTGAAGAACGTTTGATATTTTTAGCCTCTCTCTATCCTTCCGTAGTTTGGGAGGTTACGCTTGAATCGTGTGATGTCAATTGTGATCGTATCGGGTTGGCAAAAGTCATCGATAATCTGATTGAAAACGGGGTGAAATATTCACCTAAAAGCCCTATAATCACGATTACGCTTCGAGATAATATTGTAAGTATCTGCGATCAGGGGATGGGCATGGATGAAATTACTCTGATGCATATTTATGATCGTTATTACCAAAACGACTCGACCATGGCCGGATACGGAATCGGTCTTAATCTGGTCAAGCGCTATTGCGACCGTTACGGTATCGCTTTGCATATCTCCTCGCGTTTACATGAGGGGACGTGCGTCAAACTTGAATTCAAAAAAAAGGGAAGTTAA
- a CDS encoding response regulator transcription factor encodes MLTKILVLEDDLLFGESIADVLEEEGFEVVLCRNGQNALDETYKNRFDLYLLDINVPLIDGLSLLQELRRANDHTPTIYLSSHQEIETITKAFDFGAEDYLKKPFNTDELLVRIHALLRRTKGKTRHCAGELCLDEAHKCVLMEGRELSLSLKEYQLMALFIRNAGEIVTKEAIMDTLWNPSEMISDGAIRVYITRLKQEIGSERILNIRGVGYRLVS; translated from the coding sequence GTGTTGACTAAAATTTTGGTACTGGAAGATGATTTGCTGTTCGGCGAATCGATCGCAGATGTCTTGGAAGAGGAGGGCTTTGAGGTAGTTTTGTGCCGTAACGGACAAAATGCTCTCGATGAGACCTACAAAAATCGTTTCGATCTCTATCTTCTGGATATCAATGTCCCTCTTATTGACGGATTATCTCTGCTGCAAGAACTGCGCCGGGCGAACGATCATACGCCGACGATCTATCTCTCTTCCCATCAAGAGATAGAGACCATTACAAAAGCGTTTGATTTCGGGGCGGAAGATTACCTTAAAAAACCGTTTAACACGGATGAATTACTGGTTCGGATTCATGCACTTTTGCGCCGAACAAAAGGGAAGACACGCCATTGTGCAGGTGAGCTATGTTTGGATGAAGCGCATAAGTGTGTTCTGATGGAGGGGAGGGAACTTTCATTATCCCTTAAAGAATATCAGCTAATGGCACTTTTTATCCGCAACGCCGGAGAGATTGTGACGAAAGAGGCTATTATGGATACCCTTTGGAACCCTTCTGAAATGATCAGTGACGGAGCGATTCGGGTTTATATCACCCGTCTAAAGCAAGAGATCGGCAGTGAGCGGATACTCAATATCCGCGGTGTAGGATATCGCCTTGTTTCGTAG
- the pyrC gene encoding dihydroorotase codes for MKSITLTMPLDMHLHLRDGEMLETVAPLTSYSFSGALVMPNLVPPVTTLDSVIEYKKRIKHAIGRDDFEPYMTLFYQNYTRPFLESVQDEITAIKLYPSGVTTNSEGGVSSFDIESMRETLEAMADLGIVLSVHGETNGFVMDREAEFMSVYEMLASNFPKLKIVMEHITTANAVEMLDRYENLYATITVHHLIITLDDVAGGMLRPHLFCKPIAKRPEDRAALLKIALEAHPKVMFGSDSAPHPKHTKESCGCGAGVFTAPIALQLLCEVFDAHDKLDNLQAFISDNAQQIYGICAEYKEVVLVKQDFVVPEMYGSVVPMRAGETLKWSIERVD; via the coding sequence ATGAAATCGATTACTTTGACCATGCCTCTTGATATGCATCTGCACCTTCGTGACGGAGAGATGCTCGAAACCGTTGCCCCTTTGACGTCGTACAGTTTCAGCGGCGCGCTCGTGATGCCGAATCTTGTCCCTCCCGTAACGACGCTTGATTCGGTTATAGAGTACAAAAAACGGATCAAACACGCGATCGGTCGGGATGACTTTGAACCCTATATGACCCTTTTTTACCAAAACTACACGCGGCCGTTTTTGGAGAGCGTTCAGGATGAAATTACGGCGATTAAACTCTATCCCAGCGGCGTAACGACCAATTCGGAAGGGGGGGTCAGCTCTTTTGATATCGAGTCGATGCGCGAAACGCTCGAAGCGATGGCTGATTTGGGAATCGTCCTCTCGGTTCACGGCGAGACGAACGGATTTGTGATGGACCGGGAAGCGGAATTTATGTCAGTGTATGAGATGCTGGCAAGCAATTTCCCGAAACTCAAAATCGTTATGGAACACATCACAACGGCAAATGCGGTAGAAATGTTGGATCGCTATGAGAATCTGTATGCGACGATTACGGTACATCACCTCATTATCACCCTCGATGACGTAGCGGGGGGGATGCTACGTCCTCATCTGTTTTGCAAACCGATCGCCAAACGCCCCGAAGATCGAGCGGCTCTTTTAAAAATAGCGCTTGAGGCCCATCCGAAAGTGATGTTCGGCTCCGACAGCGCGCCGCATCCGAAACACACGAAAGAGTCGTGCGGATGCGGTGCAGGGGTTTTTACCGCCCCTATCGCACTGCAGTTGCTGTGTGAAGTGTTTGATGCGCATGATAAACTCGACAATCTGCAAGCGTTTATCAGTGATAACGCACAGCAAATATACGGTATTTGTGCCGAATACAAAGAGGTGGTTTTGGTGAAACAAGATTTTGTAGTACCTGAAATGTACGGCAGTGTGGTACCGATGAGAGCGGGTGAAACCTTGAAGTGGTCGATAGAGCGTGTTGACTAA